In the genome of Hymenobacter taeanensis, one region contains:
- a CDS encoding 6-pyruvoyl trahydropterin synthase family protein yields the protein MVYISRQEHFNAAHKLYNPNWSEERNREVFGPCANANWHGHNYDLIVTVKGKPDPETGFVIDLKQLSTVIRTHVVDQVDHKNLNMDVPFMQGQLASTENLVIAFWKILQPEIESISPARLHSIKLYETPRNFVEYFGEE from the coding sequence ATGGTTTACATCAGCCGACAGGAACACTTCAACGCGGCCCACAAGCTCTACAATCCTAACTGGAGTGAGGAGCGCAACCGCGAAGTCTTCGGCCCCTGCGCCAATGCCAACTGGCACGGCCATAACTACGACCTCATCGTCACCGTCAAAGGCAAACCCGACCCCGAAACCGGTTTTGTCATCGATCTGAAGCAGCTCAGCACCGTCATCCGTACCCACGTGGTAGATCAGGTAGACCATAAGAACCTGAACATGGATGTGCCCTTCATGCAAGGGCAGCTGGCCAGCACCGAAAACCTGGTAATTGCTTTCTGGAAAATACTCCAGCCCGAAATCGAAAGCATTTCACCCGCCCGGTTGCACAGCATCAAGCTCTACGAAACGCCTCGCAACTTTGTGGAGTACTTCGGCGAGGAATAA
- a CDS encoding FecCD family ABC transporter permease has product MKRSALPWIVASLLLTMLLLAVGLRVGSYETDYALITRALLHYNPQDPAQLVLVELRLPRLLLALLAGGGLAFSGYLMQAMVNNPMADPYLLGTASGGALGAILTFAFAPSLVVAGIYLPPVAALLGALSTTLVVVVLGTRRGQLIPAQMLLAGIAIGSLMTALGGLLTFLASSQEKLRTITFWAMGGFEKASWSVLPYPGLALLTGLVVFAAVQKDLNILLLGEERAQALGVHVARTRWILLLTASLLTGCVVALCGPIGFVGLMVPHLTRWALGVTGRANLLLCALIGGNFLLLCDLLARLLYPPAGLPVGLVTALFGVPFFVYLLRKQGS; this is encoded by the coding sequence ATGAAGCGCTCCGCTCTCCCCTGGATTGTTGCCAGCCTGTTGCTAACTATGCTGCTGCTGGCGGTAGGCCTGCGGGTGGGTAGCTATGAAACGGATTACGCCCTCATCACGCGCGCCCTGCTGCATTACAACCCCCAAGACCCCGCCCAGTTGGTGTTGGTGGAGCTGCGGTTGCCGCGGCTGCTGCTGGCGCTGCTGGCCGGAGGTGGCCTGGCCTTCAGCGGCTACCTCATGCAGGCCATGGTAAACAATCCCATGGCCGATCCTTACCTGCTGGGTACGGCCTCGGGTGGGGCGCTGGGGGCTATTCTTACGTTTGCCTTTGCTCCTAGCTTGGTAGTTGCGGGTATTTATCTGCCACCGGTTGCGGCCCTACTTGGGGCGCTGAGTACTACTCTGGTGGTAGTAGTGCTCGGAACGCGGCGTGGGCAGCTTATTCCGGCCCAAATGCTGCTGGCGGGCATTGCCATCGGTTCCCTCATGACGGCGTTAGGTGGCCTGCTCACGTTTTTGGCCAGCTCCCAGGAAAAATTGCGCACCATCACTTTCTGGGCCATGGGCGGGTTCGAGAAAGCCAGCTGGAGCGTGCTGCCGTACCCTGGGTTAGCCCTCCTGACTGGCCTGGTTGTGTTTGCGGCCGTGCAAAAAGACTTAAATATCTTGTTGCTAGGGGAGGAGCGGGCACAGGCTCTGGGGGTACATGTGGCCCGCACCCGCTGGATTTTACTCCTCACGGCATCCCTGCTAACTGGGTGTGTGGTAGCCTTGTGTGGGCCTATCGGGTTTGTAGGGCTGATGGTGCCCCACCTCACGCGTTGGGCATTGGGAGTTACGGGCCGGGCCAACTTGCTGCTCTGCGCCCTTATTGGAGGAAATTTCCTGCTGCTCTGCGACCTGCTGGCCCGGCTGCTCTATCCTCCCGCCGGGTTACCCGTTGGCTTGGTTACGGCCCTGTTCGGCGTACCGTTCTTCGTATATTTGCTGCGAAAACAAGGGTCTTAG